The Blautia pseudococcoides genome segment AAGGTTGTCCACAGTCACCTGCTCCTCCCCGTCTTTTCCCTGAAGGGTGGTTTCCATATACTGCTCAATTCCGGTCTTACCGATCACAGCATCTGTGGAGTAATCCGGATTGTCTTTCTGCAGTTCCTCCAGCTCCTCTGCGGAAGCTTTTCCGGTATAGCCGATAATGGGTGCAAAATATACGCCCTCGTCATACACACGGATGGAATCTTCCATAATGTCCACACCCTGAAGTTTGTCCTTGCTCTCCATGACCATGGCAACCGTATTGTCGCTGACGTTAGTGGCAATGGTTGCCGGCACATACTTTTTAAAGCTGTTGGCAGACAGGGCATAACGGATACGGACAATCGCCAGGGTTTCCTCCGGAGTGAAGGATTCCGGCAGGTCATGTTTCTTTAACTCCTCCGCCGTATAAGGATCATCTTTGTTCACAAGACCGAAGCGCTCGGCACTGCACAGATAATCCATGATCTTTTTTGGAGAAGCGTTGAGCTGATCCTCTTTAAGGGAATCTATTTTCGCCTGTCCGTACACATCGGCTTTGAAACGGTTCAGGGTAAAGTCAGCTGCGTCAAAGGCATACTCCCCGTTCTCATCCACCACAATATGAAAGGAGGTGTCCAGGGTCTCGCCGTTGGCTTCTAAAATCTTCATCAGGGAATATGCCACATAGTTGAGGGTCAGATTTTTCTCCCTGTTGGAGTCATAGCTTCCATTGTCTTCCAGTATAATGGAATAGGACAACTGGTTGTGGGCCAGAAGCTGGCCGTTGCGGTCCCGGATATTTCCGCGGGTGCTTTTTATGGTACGTGTTTTTGTGGTGCTCAGATTAAAATTGTCGGCGTACTCGTCGCCTTCTATGATCTGAAGTTTGAAAAGATGCTGTATCAGGATAAAAAACATAAGAATAAATACCAGAAACAGCACAGTTGTTCGTTTGATACATAATTTTTTTAAAAAGTTTTTTATTTTCTTAGCCAAATAGAATCTCTCTCCTTCATTTCCAGTTCTGTCAGCCGCTTGTTAATGTTAAAGAGTAACCTGTAGAGAAGAACAGTCATAAGAACCGTATATATCATTTCCGGGATGATGATCCTTCCAAAATAGTAGTAAAACTCTATGCGTCCCCGCATCAGATACTGCATTCCATATACCAGGCCGCCGTAGACCAAATCCCCTGCAGCCATAAGTATGATGGGAACACGGAGTTCCTCATCGTAGAACAGCTTACAGCAGCAGCCTGCCGCATAGCCGATGCACAGGTAGACCAGTGCGTAAAAACCGAGCAGTCCGTCTGAGAGCAGATCTTTCAGAATACCGCAAAAAAATCCAATCCAGATGCCGTTCTTCTTGCCCCGCATAAAACCAAAGGAAACTGTCAGGATCAACAGCAGGTTCGGCGTGATGGAGCCGATGGAAAGCGCTTTGAAAAGAGTTCCCTGAAGGATAGCGGAAATCAGAATCAGAAGGAGGGTTACCACTTTCCTTTGAATTCTCATTTATGAATCTCCCTTCTGCTGTTTCAGTTCTTTGATCACAAGTACCTCCTGCAAATGTTGAAAATCCACTGCAGGTGTGAGCGTTCCTGTCTTTGTAAGGTTATTGGGGTTTTCTTCTATCTCACTGACATATCCTATCAGAATCCCCTTCAGAAATCTGTCGCTGGTTGCGGATGTGACGATTTTTTCACCTTCCTGTATTTTATCATCCTCATCTTTGAGATGGATAAACTGCAGTTTGCCCTCATCAATCAGACGCAGATCTCCTGACACAATGCAGGTGTCAGAGGTGGTCATGGTCATGGCACTTACATTGCTGGTGTCATCTATGATGGAACGGACCGTTGCCCAGTTTTTTCCAACCTCTGTGACGATACCTACCAGCCCGCTTCCTGCTATGACATTGCAGTCCTTCTGAATGCCGTCATCACTGCCTTTGTTGATGGTAAACGTGGAAAACCAGTTGCCCGAGTTCTTGCTGATCACTTCCGCGCCAACCTTGTCATATTCACTGTATTCCTTGTCGAGATCATAGAGCTTTTTCAGACGGTCCAGTTCGCTGATGGACTGGGTCAGACGGCTGTTTTCAGCGGTAAGCTCGTCCACTTTGCTCTGAAGCTTTTCATTTTCCTCCACCAGCTTTTTCTTATTGCGGAAACCGGATGTCATTTCGTTTAATGCGGTCCCCACTTTATTGATGCCGTTCTGGAATGGTACGACTGCGTAACTGGCTGCCTTTCTGACCGGTGCTGCCGGAAATTTCTCTGCAAAGGTGAGAAGCATCAGGCTGATGCACACCAGAATCATTATAACCAGGATATGTTTACTTTTTATGTTCCAATCATGCTTTTTTTTCATTCTATAAAACCTCAGCTTTTTATTCATAACAACAGAAAGTCCATTGGTTCTCTTTTGCTCTCTATTGTTTCACCCATTTTCTGAGAGACTTGCTTCCTATAATTTCTTTGAGTCCGTATATGGTACACAGGTCATAGAAACGTGACAGACAGACCTTCTGTCCTGTTTGTCTGCTTATGAACCATTCGATATCAGGAATCTTTGTAGTGCCTCCGGTGAGATTGATGCCTTCCCTGGAAATATTCTGCCGGATCTGGGGCGGTATACGCTCCAGAAAAAAGCGTATTTCCTCACAGATGGTGCCAAGAGGCTCCAAAATGGCCTCATAGACCATTCTGGAGGACACGACTCCCTCCTGGGGCAGACCGGTCAGGCTGTCCACGCCCACTACTTTCCGGGCCTCTTTTTTATCTTCCTTCAGATAAGCCAGTGAAAATTTCAGGCGCCTGGCCGTACGGCTGCCTATGTTCAGATTGCACCGGCGGCGCACCATGTTCTGTATGGATTCATTGAGCTGCTTGCCGCCGATCTCCACGATCTTACTCAGAACCACACGGCCCTTTTCAATGACAGAGATCTCACAGCTCTGTGCTCCGATGTTCACAACCATGGAGCCTTTTGTTTTGTTAATAGGTATGCCGAGAGCCACCGCGTCGGCAATGGTCTTGTCTACCATATATATTTTATTTTTTCTGCTGGAATTACCTATTGTATAGTAGGCCCTCTTTTCTATCTCGGATAAATCGGCAGGAACTGCAAGATACAGTGTATTTCCCAAAACCGTACCGGCCCCTGCTTTCTCCAGAAGCGAATGCAGAACCATCTCTGTGTGATTGATATCTGCAATCTTGCCGAATGTCATGGGAGTGATGACCGAGACATTTGAGGGATTTTTTTCAAAAATCTCATAAGCATCATTGCCGGCAGCCAGAATCTGTTTTCCGTTCCGGATGGCAATCATGTTCTTTTCCGTTAAGATGGTGTCCTGCTGGCAGGAATAGATTTTCACCATACTGGTGCCTAAATCTACACCAAACGTTTTATGAAATGGCATATTGTGCTCCCCTTTTATTTATGACCAGGAAAGAATCACTGTGTGTGCGTTCTTTCTATTCTTTATTCTAATAACCCCTGCTCCCGGAAGCTTATGTAACGGCAGTCTCCGATAATGATGTGATCCAGAAGCGGGATGCCGAGCATTGCTCCGGCACTCTGAACTCTTTTCGTGATTTTAATATCCGCCTGACTTGGGGACGGATCTCCGCTTGGATGATTGTGAACCAGTAGGATTCCCACCGCATGATAAGAAAGAGCGGCAAGAAAAATCTCCCGCGGGTTTACCAGGGACATATTGACAGTCCCCTTAAACACAATCTCTTCCCCCAGGCGATGATTTTTGCAGTCCAGCATCATACAAAGCAGCAGCTCCTGTTCCTGATGGCGGAGCTGCTCCATGTAGAAATTGGCAATGGATGCCGGATGATCAAAAGAAACACCCTTTTCTGCCACAGAGACCGCAATCCTCTTGGAAAGTTCACCGATACATTTGAGCTGTATGGCTTTCACAGTTCCAATCCCCCGTATACTTTTTAACTGCTGGAGACTCAATTGGTTGAGGCCGGGAAGGCCCTCTTTATCCCGGGAAAGGTGTAACACCTCCCCGGCAAGCTCCAGTGAGGAGCTTCCGCTTGAGCCGGAGCGCAAAAGCACTGCCAGCAGTTCTTCATCGGTGAGTGCCTGGGCGCCAAGCTTCAGACACTTTTCGTATGGCCGGTTTTCATTTGGTATTTCTTTGATTTTTCTATTGTCATTCATATGATCTTCCACATACTCTCTTCAGCATGGTATGGGCATCATAAAAAAATTTAGCAGACTTTATTGTAGCACAGATTAAAAACGATGTATATGGCTTAACAAAAATTTATCACTTTTTTCACAATTGCCTCCCCAATTTTTAATCCATCCATGGCTGCGGAGGTGATTCCTCCCGCATATCCGGCACCTTCCCCGCAGGGATAAACACCACGGATATTGCTCTCCATCTCTGTGTTCCTCTCAATACGCACCGGGGAGGAGGTTCGGCTTTCCACGCCGGTAAGCAGCACGTCGTCCCTGGAAAATCCGGGGATCATACGGTCAAAATATGTGATCCCCTCCTGCAGGGCATGGCTGATAAATGCAGGAAAAAGCTCTCTAAGATTGGCAAATGACCATCCCCCTTTCAGGCAGGGCGATACAAGTCCAAGACCGGTACTTGGGCGGTCCTCTTTAAAATCCCCGAAAAGCTGAAGGGGTATATTGCCGCCGCCGAGACGGTATGCGGTCCTTTCCAGGCCTCTTTGGAATTCCACGCCGGAGAGCGGGCCGGTATTACCATAATCATCCGGTGTTACGGTGACGATCATGGCACTGTTGGCATTTTGGGAGGCACGGTCCTGGTAGCTCATGCCATTGACTGCCAGCATGTTTTCTTCTGAGGATGCATTGACCACATAACCGCCCGGGCACATACAAAAGCTGTATACGCCCCGTCCGCCCGCTGCTTTATGTGTCAGCTTATAGGCGGCGGCCCCCAGCTTATCATGTTCTTTCAAACCGTACTGGTACCGGTTAATAAGGGTCTGGGGATGTTCTATGCGCAGGCCCACTGCAAACGATTTGGCCTGCATGGAAAATCCGCTTTTCTCCAAAAGAGAAAAGGTGTCTCTGGCGCTGTGTCCGATGGCAAGAACAAGACAGGTAACAGATAGTTGTTCTTTGTGATCAATCTCAATGCCGGTCACTTGTCCCTTTTCCATATGAATGCCGGTCATGGCACTTCGGAAGCGGATCTCACCGCCCAATGCCTCTATCCTGCCCCGGAGATTTTTTACGATCGTTACCAGTAAATCTGTGCCCAGGTGAGGTTTCTGCACATAGAGGATTTCCTGTGGGGCACCACATTCCACGAATAGGCGGAGCACCTCCAGATTTCTTCCGGCAGGGTCTTTGACCAGTGTATTCAGTTTTCCGTCTGAGAAAGTACCTGCACCGCCCTCTCCGAACTGTACATTGGATTCTGTGTCCAAAACACCGCTGTCCCAAAAAGACTGCACTTTTTCCATTCGGCTGTCCACATCATCGCCCCGCTCGATCACAAGAGGGGACAAGCCTGCCCGTGCCAGGTAATAGGCACAGAAAAGACCTGCCGGACCGCTGCCCACTACCACGGGCCGCTGAACCCCGGATAGGTTCCCGGGCTGCGGATATGTGTAAGAGGTTCTTTTAGTTGACATAATAATTTTATTGTCAACTCTTTTTAAGATAGTGTTTTCCTTTTTAACTTCTGCGTCAATCGTATATACAAAAAAAAGTTCCGGCTTTTTCCTGGCATCCAGAGATTGTTTGCGGATTGTCCAGGAGAGAAGCTCTTCTTTTTTAATTTTCAATGTTTTTAGGATCTTTTTTTCCAGTTCGCCCTCCGTGTGCGACACGGGAAGTTTTAATTGTTGTATGGTAAGCATAAATCTACCTTTCTTTGTGCTGTCAGCAGGCAGCGTGTGTGCCTGCTGCTGCTGCGCTTGACCAGGCCCACTGCAGGTTATATCCCCCGCAGATACCGTCTGTGTCCACTACTTCCCCGGCAAAGAAGATACCCGGATGAAGGGAGGATTCCATTGTCTCAGGAGATAATTCCTCTGTGGATACGCCTCCTGAACATACCTGTGCCTGTTTGAAAGAACGGGGACCTTTGACATCCAGTTCCAGGCATTTGATCTTTTGTACCAGGGATGTGATATCATCCCGGTTATCCTGGGTTAATACATCTATGAGTTTTTTGGGAAACAGCCCCACCAGGCTTTCTTTTAAAGTTTTGTATGGACAGTTTTCCAGCCTGGTCCTTAAAAAGGATTCCAGGGGCTCCTCTGTGAAATCCGGCATAAAATCCAGCAGCAGCCTTACAGGCACACCCTCGTCCAGAAGCCGTACCGCATGACCGCTTAACTGAAAGACAGGAATCCCTGAAACGCCGTATTCCGTGAGCTGTACTTCCCCTCTCTCCTCCCGGAAAATCTCATATCCGACCACAAGAGAAACACAGGCCTCTGCCCGGACACCCGACCATTTGGAGAAAAAACTGCCTTTACAGTTCAGGGGGACCAGGGCAGGAAGGGGTTTTATCAGCGTGTGCCCCAGTTTCCGGGCAAATGCATAGCCGGATGTGCAGGAACCTGCAATCTCTGAAGCCGGGGAACCGCAGGCAATGATCACACTGTCTGCATTGTACTGCCAGGCTGCGGTTTTGACCTGCCATCTGCCCTGTTTCCGGTCCGGACACACACAGATGTCCGTCACCTGCTCCCGGCACTTGATCTTTACTTTCAGATAACGCGCTTCCGCTTCCAGAACCTCCAGGACACTGGACGCCTGTAAGCTTGCAGGGTAAAGATATCCCTCCCGGTTCTTTGTATAAATCCCCAGTTTTGAGAAAAATGCTACTGTCTTCTGCATAGGAAACTGCTGTATGACTTTCCATGCAAATTCCGGGTGCCGGCCATGGTAGCAGGATGGCTGCTGGAAGGTATTGGTCAGATTACATCTGCCGTTTCCGGTCGCCAGAAGTTTTCTTCCGGGTTTCTCATTTTGTTCCAGCAGGATAACGGACGCATGGTTCCTTGCGGCAAAGATAGCGGATACCAGTCCGGCAGCGCCTCCGCCAATGATACAGACAGTTTTTTTGTTCATGGATCTATGCCTCCTGTTTTGGCAATACTGCGATTTTCTTATCAATAAGTTTTTGTAAGGACATGAGTATTCCAAGTTTTGCGTGATACCAGGTAAGTCCACCCTGGAAATATACAGCGTAGGGGGGCTTGATGGGACCGTCCGCAGAAAGTTCAATGGAGGAGCCCTGCACAAAGGCGCCTGCTGCCATGATCACATCACTGTCATAACCGGGCATGGCCCACGGTTCCGGCTCCACAAAGCTGTCCACCGGTGCGGCTGCCTGAATGCCTTTGCAGAATTCTATGACACCTTCCGGCACGCCGAAAGTGACTGCCTGGATGATATCATGACGGCTTTCCGTTCCGTTTGGAACCACCCCGAAGCCAAGGCGCTCATAAATATTAGCGGCAAATACGGCGCCTTTCAGCGCACCTGCCACTACTGTGGGGGCCAGAAAGAACCCCTGGAAGAAGGACTGGTTCACACCCAAAGTGGCACCTACTTCCTTTCCAAGGCCGGGGGAAGTAAGGCGGTAAGCGGCATTTTCCACATATTCCTTTTTCCCCACAATATAGCCGCCGATGGGAGCCAGGCCGCCGCCGGGATTTTTAATGAGGGAGCCTACGATCAGATCCGCTCCCACATCAGTGGGTTCCACAGTCTCAACGAATTCTCCGTAACAGTTGTCAACCATGCAGATCACATCCGGTTTGATGTGTTTCACGAAGGCAATCAGTTCGCCGATTCGTTTTACGGACAGTGTGGGGCGTGTCTGATAGCCCTTGGAGCGCTGAATGGTAACCAGTTTTGTCTTTTCGTTCATGGCTTTTTTTATGTTATCATAGTCAAAGCTGCCGTCAGGAAGCAAATCGGTCTGTCTGTAGGTGACCCCGTATTCTGCCAGGGAACCTCCGGACGGACGGATGCCGATAACCTCCTCCAAAGTGTCATATGGTTTGCCCACGGGGGAAAACAATTCATCGCCGGGCCGCAGATTGCCGGACAGGGCTACAGCTAGTGCATGGGTACCACAGGCTATCTGGGGCCGGACCAGCGCGGCTTCCGCGTGAAAAGCGTCCGCATATACATCTTCCAGGGTATCTCTTCCCAAATCATTGTATCCGTATCCGCTGGATGCATAGAGACACGCCTCGCTGACTTTGTTTTTCTGCATAGCCAGGATCACTTTCATCTGGTTGTATTCTGCATTTTCGTCGATGGCGGCAAAACGCTCCTTCAGTTCTTTTTCTATTTTATTTCCATATGCCAGTACCTCACTGCTGATTCCAAGCCGGCGGTACACTGCATTCATTTCCTGCATCACAAAATTCCTCTTTCCTTACATATTTTCAGCATGTATTTTAAAATGGCATCCTCGTCATAGGAGAATTCCGGTTTATTTACCCATATAACGTTCTTTTCCCTGCGGAACCAAGTGAGCTGCCGCTTGGCAAAATGGCGTGTGTCTCTTTTTAGAATATAAACTGCCTCCTCCTGGGAAATTTCCCCATCCAGCCAGGATAGGATTTCCTTGTAGCCAAGGCCCTGCATGGAAACCATATTTTTGTTGTAACCCATATTTTTCAGTCTCCGGACTTCCTGTATAAGACCTGCGTTCAGCATTTCATCCACCCGTCGGTCAATACGGGCGTATAGTTTTTCCCTGTCATCGTTCAAGACAAAGTAAGCGGTGTTGTAGGGGGAAGCTTTTTCTGCCTCCCGCTCATTGTGCTTGGAAATGGGCTCCCCTGTCAGTTCATAATATTCAAGAGCACGTATGACTCGTTTTATGTTGTTCTCGTGTATCTTTTCCGCTGAGACCGGGTCTGCTTCCCGGAGGCGCTGGTGCATCCGGGCGGCTCCATATTCCTGAGCTTCCCGCTCCAGCCGTTGTCTTACCGGGCTTTTTTCCGTATCCTCGGAAAAATCAATGTCCTTTGCCACAGCTTGGATATAAAAACCCGTGCCGCCTGTCAGGATGGGGATTTTTCCTTTTGCGTAAATTTGTGCCATAGCTTCTTTTGCCATCTGCTGGAATCTGACTACATGGAATTCTTCCTCAGGGTCCAACACATCAATGAGATAATGCGGAACACCGTCCATCTCCTCTTTCGTGATCTTGGCGGAGCCGATGTCCATATGGCGGTACACCTGCATGGAATCCGCTGAGATGATCTCCCCGTCTGCTGCGTGGGCCAGTGAGATGGACAAGCGGGTCTTGCCCACCGCAGTAGGCCCGGTCAATATGATCAAAGGTTGTTTCAAGTTTTTCACCTACACAATCCGTTTAAATTTCTTTTCCAATTCGTATTTTGTCATGGAGACAATGGTTGGTCTCCCATGTGGGCAATGATAAGGATTTTCAAGGCCCAGAAGTTCATCAATCAGTTTGTCAGCTTCCAAAACGGAGAGTATCTGATTGCCTTTAACAGCGGCTTTACAGGCGGCTGTGGCAATTCTGTGGGTGATCAGTTCAGGCGTCTTATTTCTGCCCTCTGCTTCCAGGCTGTCCAGGATTTCAATGAACAGTTCCTGGACCGTGATGCCGTATAGGTTAGCCGGAACTGCGCTGATACTGTACTCTTTTCCGCCGAAGGAGGATATTTCAAAGCCAAACTGCTCAAATATCTCCATCTGTTCTTTCAAAAGGGCGGCCTCCTGAAGGCTGAGAGCAATGATTTCCGGCGGGCTGACCATCTGCGAAATGATTTCCCGCTGTTCAAACTCTTTCATAAAGCGCTCATAGAGCACTTTTTCATGGGCAGCGTGCTGGTCAATGATGTAAAACTTTTCATCGTATTCCACCAGCCAGTACGTGTCAAAGAGCTGTCCGATGATGCGGTGGTGCTGTCTGGCTTTTTTTGACAGAAGCTTGTCGTCAAAAAGCTCCATCTGCTGGGTGTTTTTCAGTATAACGGTATCCTGGGATGTATCTTCACCGGGATTGGCCGGGGCGTCTGAAGGACTGCATTTGGCAGACTGAATGCCCGGAGCGGAAAAAGGGCTGGTATCTGTCACGGCACTGTCCTTGGGCGGCTGTATCTTTTCGTCGGAAACAGGTCTTACAACTGCCGGGTGAACGCCAATCGGATTTCCGTTTTCCGGAATCTCAGCATCCCGCCCGATCCCAGACTTTGACGCTGATGTTTCGGAAGCGCTGTCATATTTATATGGGCTGCTCTCCTCTTTGATATGCCCGGGCTGCTGGCCGTTAAACGGATCTGTATGCTGTACCTGCATACCGCCAGACTGAGTTGCCCGCTGTGTCTTAGGTGTATGGATGTGTTCTGTCTGCCGCGTCTGCTGTGGGCTAATCGGCTCTGG includes the following:
- the mreD gene encoding rod shape-determining protein MreD, with the translated sequence MRIQRKVVTLLLILISAILQGTLFKALSIGSITPNLLLILTVSFGFMRGKKNGIWIGFFCGILKDLLSDGLLGFYALVYLCIGYAAGCCCKLFYDEELRVPIILMAAGDLVYGGLVYGMQYLMRGRIEFYYYFGRIIIPEMIYTVLMTVLLYRLLFNINKRLTELEMKERDSIWLRK
- the mreC gene encoding rod shape-determining protein MreC encodes the protein MKKKHDWNIKSKHILVIMILVCISLMLLTFAEKFPAAPVRKAASYAVVPFQNGINKVGTALNEMTSGFRNKKKLVEENEKLQSKVDELTAENSRLTQSISELDRLKKLYDLDKEYSEYDKVGAEVISKNSGNWFSTFTINKGSDDGIQKDCNVIAGSGLVGIVTEVGKNWATVRSIIDDTSNVSAMTMTTSDTCIVSGDLRLIDEGKLQFIHLKDEDDKIQEGEKIVTSATSDRFLKGILIGYVSEIEENPNNLTKTGTLTPAVDFQHLQEVLVIKELKQQKGDS
- a CDS encoding rod shape-determining protein, producing the protein MPFHKTFGVDLGTSMVKIYSCQQDTILTEKNMIAIRNGKQILAAGNDAYEIFEKNPSNVSVITPMTFGKIADINHTEMVLHSLLEKAGAGTVLGNTLYLAVPADLSEIEKRAYYTIGNSSRKNKIYMVDKTIADAVALGIPINKTKGSMVVNIGAQSCEISVIEKGRVVLSKIVEIGGKQLNESIQNMVRRRCNLNIGSRTARRLKFSLAYLKEDKKEARKVVGVDSLTGLPQEGVVSSRMVYEAILEPLGTICEEIRFFLERIPPQIRQNISREGINLTGGTTKIPDIEWFISRQTGQKVCLSRFYDLCTIYGLKEIIGSKSLRKWVKQ
- the radC gene encoding RadC family protein, encoding MNDNRKIKEIPNENRPYEKCLKLGAQALTDEELLAVLLRSGSSGSSSLELAGEVLHLSRDKEGLPGLNQLSLQQLKSIRGIGTVKAIQLKCIGELSKRIAVSVAEKGVSFDHPASIANFYMEQLRHQEQELLLCMMLDCKNHRLGEEIVFKGTVNMSLVNPREIFLAALSYHAVGILLVHNHPSGDPSPSQADIKITKRVQSAGAMLGIPLLDHIIIGDCRYISFREQGLLE
- a CDS encoding NAD(P)/FAD-dependent oxidoreductase; the encoded protein is MLTIQQLKLPVSHTEGELEKKILKTLKIKKEELLSWTIRKQSLDARKKPELFFVYTIDAEVKKENTILKRVDNKIIMSTKRTSYTYPQPGNLSGVQRPVVVGSGPAGLFCAYYLARAGLSPLVIERGDDVDSRMEKVQSFWDSGVLDTESNVQFGEGGAGTFSDGKLNTLVKDPAGRNLEVLRLFVECGAPQEILYVQKPHLGTDLLVTIVKNLRGRIEALGGEIRFRSAMTGIHMEKGQVTGIEIDHKEQLSVTCLVLAIGHSARDTFSLLEKSGFSMQAKSFAVGLRIEHPQTLINRYQYGLKEHDKLGAAAYKLTHKAAGGRGVYSFCMCPGGYVVNASSEENMLAVNGMSYQDRASQNANSAMIVTVTPDDYGNTGPLSGVEFQRGLERTAYRLGGGNIPLQLFGDFKEDRPSTGLGLVSPCLKGGWSFANLRELFPAFISHALQEGITYFDRMIPGFSRDDVLLTGVESRTSSPVRIERNTEMESNIRGVYPCGEGAGYAGGITSAAMDGLKIGEAIVKKVINFC
- a CDS encoding BaiN/RdsA family NAD(P)/FAD-dependent oxidoreductase, producing the protein MNKKTVCIIGGGAAGLVSAIFAARNHASVILLEQNEKPGRKLLATGNGRCNLTNTFQQPSCYHGRHPEFAWKVIQQFPMQKTVAFFSKLGIYTKNREGYLYPASLQASSVLEVLEAEARYLKVKIKCREQVTDICVCPDRKQGRWQVKTAAWQYNADSVIIACGSPASEIAGSCTSGYAFARKLGHTLIKPLPALVPLNCKGSFFSKWSGVRAEACVSLVVGYEIFREERGEVQLTEYGVSGIPVFQLSGHAVRLLDEGVPVRLLLDFMPDFTEEPLESFLRTRLENCPYKTLKESLVGLFPKKLIDVLTQDNRDDITSLVQKIKCLELDVKGPRSFKQAQVCSGGVSTEELSPETMESSLHPGIFFAGEVVDTDGICGGYNLQWAWSSAAAAGTHAAC
- a CDS encoding methionine gamma-lyase family protein → MQEMNAVYRRLGISSEVLAYGNKIEKELKERFAAIDENAEYNQMKVILAMQKNKVSEACLYASSGYGYNDLGRDTLEDVYADAFHAEAALVRPQIACGTHALAVALSGNLRPGDELFSPVGKPYDTLEEVIGIRPSGGSLAEYGVTYRQTDLLPDGSFDYDNIKKAMNEKTKLVTIQRSKGYQTRPTLSVKRIGELIAFVKHIKPDVICMVDNCYGEFVETVEPTDVGADLIVGSLIKNPGGGLAPIGGYIVGKKEYVENAAYRLTSPGLGKEVGATLGVNQSFFQGFFLAPTVVAGALKGAVFAANIYERLGFGVVPNGTESRHDIIQAVTFGVPEGVIEFCKGIQAAAPVDSFVEPEPWAMPGYDSDVIMAAGAFVQGSSIELSADGPIKPPYAVYFQGGLTWYHAKLGILMSLQKLIDKKIAVLPKQEA
- the miaA gene encoding tRNA (adenosine(37)-N6)-dimethylallyltransferase MiaA, with protein sequence MKQPLIILTGPTAVGKTRLSISLAHAADGEIISADSMQVYRHMDIGSAKITKEEMDGVPHYLIDVLDPEEEFHVVRFQQMAKEAMAQIYAKGKIPILTGGTGFYIQAVAKDIDFSEDTEKSPVRQRLEREAQEYGAARMHQRLREADPVSAEKIHENNIKRVIRALEYYELTGEPISKHNEREAEKASPYNTAYFVLNDDREKLYARIDRRVDEMLNAGLIQEVRRLKNMGYNKNMVSMQGLGYKEILSWLDGEISQEEAVYILKRDTRHFAKRQLTWFRREKNVIWVNKPEFSYDEDAILKYMLKICKERGIL